Proteins encoded by one window of Halobaculum halobium:
- a CDS encoding 16S ribosomal RNA methyltransferase A, which produces MTDATPEFRDPDDLRRRAGVRGDPDRDQHFLVDDRVLDRLPDYLPEGTDRSRLLEIGGGTGALTDRLLAAGDRVAVVERDRELAAFLREEFADAVADGALEVIEGDALEVDLPRFTASVSNLPYGVSSEVAFRLLPLGRPLVLMFQAEFADRMVAESGTSEYGRLSVSAQHYADVEIVERVPPEAFDPQPRVDSAVVRCVPRDPSYEVGDEAFFLRFVKALFTQRRKTVRNAIRNTAHISGLQEADAVVDAADEDTLSKRPGDLPPAAFASLTELARETSAIGPGQ; this is translated from the coding sequence ATGACCGACGCTACCCCGGAGTTCCGCGATCCGGACGACCTCCGGCGGCGCGCGGGGGTCCGCGGCGACCCCGACCGCGACCAGCATTTCCTCGTCGACGACCGCGTGCTCGACCGGCTCCCAGACTACCTCCCAGAGGGGACCGACCGCTCGCGCCTCCTCGAGATCGGCGGCGGGACCGGCGCGCTCACCGACCGCCTGCTCGCCGCCGGCGACCGCGTCGCCGTCGTCGAACGCGACCGCGAACTCGCGGCCTTTCTCCGCGAGGAGTTCGCTGACGCCGTCGCCGACGGCGCACTCGAGGTGATCGAAGGCGACGCCCTCGAGGTCGACCTTCCGCGGTTCACCGCGTCCGTCTCGAACCTCCCGTACGGCGTCTCCTCGGAGGTCGCCTTCCGGCTACTCCCGCTCGGGCGACCGCTGGTGTTGATGTTTCAGGCGGAGTTCGCCGACCGAATGGTCGCCGAGTCGGGGACCTCCGAGTACGGCCGGCTCTCCGTGTCCGCACAGCACTACGCGGACGTCGAGATCGTCGAGCGCGTCCCCCCGGAGGCGTTCGACCCGCAGCCGCGCGTCGACAGCGCAGTCGTCCGCTGTGTGCCACGCGACCCGTCTTACGAGGTCGGCGACGAGGCGTTCTTCCTCCGGTTCGTCAAGGCGCTGTTCACGCAGCGGCGCAAGACGGTCCGCAACGCGATCCGGAACACGGCGCACATCTCGGGGCTGCAGGAGGCCGACGCGGTCGTCGACGCGGCCGACGAGGACACGCTCTCGAAGCGACCCGGCGACCTGCCGCCGGCGGCGTTCGCGTCGTTGACTGAGTTGGCCCGCGAGACGAGCGCTATCGGACCGGGACAGTGA
- a CDS encoding DUF655 domain-containing protein: MNDERDSAPASDPPDASGDAAEATDDGAVHAYVLEYLPHGRADDDRPQHRRPAVAYGLGERDFRLFEFELTDDAEFGIDDLVQIEPETAPGIKRARRVDYDDLNRGARQELTYVVEEVIETNERRFVDFYNDAEPISLRLHQLNLLPGIGKKLRNNILDARKRGPFESFDDLDERVSGLHSPKEKLVERVMEELRDDDLKYRIFVGVDAPTANK, from the coding sequence ATGAACGACGAACGCGATTCTGCGCCGGCAAGCGATCCGCCCGACGCGTCCGGAGACGCCGCCGAGGCCACAGACGACGGCGCCGTCCACGCGTACGTCCTCGAGTACCTCCCGCACGGCCGCGCCGACGACGACCGCCCCCAGCACCGTCGGCCCGCGGTCGCGTACGGACTCGGCGAGCGGGACTTCCGGCTGTTCGAGTTCGAACTGACCGACGACGCCGAGTTCGGCATCGACGACCTCGTTCAGATCGAACCCGAGACCGCGCCAGGGATCAAGCGCGCACGCCGGGTCGACTACGACGACCTCAACCGCGGCGCCCGCCAGGAACTGACGTACGTGGTCGAGGAGGTCATCGAGACGAACGAGCGTCGGTTCGTCGACTTCTACAACGACGCAGAGCCGATCTCGCTGCGGCTCCACCAGCTCAACCTCCTCCCCGGGATCGGCAAGAAACTGCGGAACAACATCCTCGACGCGCGCAAGCGGGGCCCCTTCGAGTCGTTCGACGACCTCGACGAGCGTGTGTCCGGGCTCCACAGTCCGAAGGAGAAGCTCGTCGAACGCGTGATGGAGGAACTCCGCGACGACGACCTGAAGTACCGAATCTTCGTCGGCGTCGACGCCCCGACGGCGAACAAGTAG
- a CDS encoding RNA polymerase Rpb4 family protein produces MTIFKEKLSEEFLTVSQAKELLSAIEADRATDEDREMRYELARAVDHVNRFAFLDPDESLELVEELLELEKVDEPQAYKIADLLPRDRTEVRAVYAQERYALDGDELDAILDVVAKYA; encoded by the coding sequence ATGACGATCTTCAAGGAGAAGCTGAGCGAGGAGTTCCTGACCGTCTCACAGGCGAAGGAACTGCTCAGCGCCATCGAGGCCGATCGCGCGACCGACGAGGACCGCGAGATGCGCTACGAACTCGCGCGCGCTGTTGACCACGTCAACCGGTTCGCCTTCCTCGACCCCGACGAGTCACTGGAACTCGTCGAAGAGCTGCTCGAGTTGGAGAAGGTCGACGAGCCGCAAGCCTACAAGATCGCCGACCTCCTCCCGCGCGACCGAACGGAGGTCCGCGCCGTGTACGCCCAGGAGCGCTACGCGCTCGACGGGGACGAACTCGACGCGATCCTCGACGTCGTCGCGAAGTACGCGTAA
- a CDS encoding 50S ribosomal protein L21e, whose translation MPSSNGPLHGTRGKLSNDPRDRGTSPPQRAIAEFDEGQKVHLKLDPSVNDGRFHARFNGHTGTVVGMQGAAVKVEIVDGGKTKTILAKPAHLKAQTE comes from the coding sequence ATGCCGAGTTCAAACGGACCCCTTCACGGTACACGCGGAAAACTCTCGAACGACCCCCGCGACCGCGGCACCTCGCCGCCCCAGCGCGCGATCGCCGAGTTCGACGAGGGACAGAAGGTTCACCTGAAGCTGGACCCGTCGGTCAACGACGGCCGCTTCCACGCTCGCTTCAACGGCCACACCGGAACCGTGGTCGGCATGCAGGGCGCCGCGGTCAAAGTCGAGATCGTCGACGGCGGCAAGACCAAGACGATCCTCGCCAAGCCCGCGCACCTGAAGGCGCAGACCGAGTAG